TTGCAAATGATGGAAATATAACTCCCGTTATGGCGATTATGGCAATTATATTTGGAATAATAATGTATATAATTTCAATTTCAATAGCATTATCTCCAATAGGAGAATGGCTGCTTAGAAAATTAAATAAATGTGAAAAAATAACAAGAAAAGAAGATCTTGATAGATTAAAACCGTTATTTCATGAAGTTTATGAAAGAGCTCAAATACTTGATCCGTCAATATCACCTAATATACAATTATATATAAATGATGATAAAGAGCCTAATGCTTTTGCGACTGGTAGAAATACAATTTGCTTGACTCGTGGATTATTAGAATACTCAGATGATGAGATAAAAGCAATTTTTGCTCATGAATTTGGACATCTTCATCATAAAGATACAGATTTAATATTGCTTATAACTGTGGGAAATTTTATTATTAATATAATGTTTGTCTTGATAAGAATATTAACTTTTGTATTAGGATTCATACTTGCTATGTTTGCTGGAGGATCCCGTAGAAGAAAAAGAAGATGGGATGGAAGTTATGAAGAAACTACAGATTATACATCATCAATTGCTATTGTAGTTATACTTGATGCTATTTTGGTAGGATTATTTAATATTTGGACTAAAATTGGAACTTTGCTTGTTTTACAAAGTAATAGATCACAAGAATTTGAGGCTGACAGCTTTGCTAATGATACTGGATATGGGTATGACTTGGCAGAAGCATTAGATCATTTAGATGGTTACTCTGGAGAAAAATCTAAAGGATTGTTTCTTACATTGATGTCAACGCATCCAAGTACAGATCAAAGAATAGCAAAACTTCAAGAATTGGGAGTTCCTTATGAAAGAGTTAATTAAAAAATAAATATATAAAATTTAACAAAAAAGTTCCCCAAAAATATTTTTGGGGAATTTTTGTAAGTTAGAAAGGAAAAATGAAATGGCAATTGAAAATAAATCATATGATGAATTTTGCGAGATTTTAAATAAAAAAATTAATCTTGGGGAATTAATTACAATTGAAGAAAATTTAGAAAATTTAGGAATGAAAGATAAAACTTTAGAAGATTTTTTGGAGGAAGAAGGAATTTTTCAAAGAATGAGTAAAAGTGAAAAATTGGAAAAAGTTGGAGAATTGAAAAACTTTTATTCAAAAAGAAGAGGAAGTGGAGCTTCTGAAAAAAGTAAACTATTAGAATCATATAGAATAATTTTAAATGATATTAATAAAGAAAAAGAATATGATAATTATTTGAAAAAAGCAAAGTATGCTGGAGTAAATAAAATACTTAAAAATTCAAAAGAAGTGTATAAAAGGGATGGAATACTGAGACTAAATCAAATAGAAAATTATGTTTCACAAATTAATTTAAAAATAAAAAATGAGTCAGATGCACGAAATATATTTTATGGATTCTGCAGAGAAGAAGGAATACCTTATACTGTTGAAAGAGATTATAAAAATACTGAAAATGAAAATAGAAGGTCACAAGAAGATAGGAAAGAAAGATATAGAAAAAATTATAATTCAAATTCAAATGAGAATAAAAGTGAAAGAGCAGAAGTTAAAATGAATGCAAAAGATGCGAAGGTATTATTTTATTTAAGCTTAGTTTGTCTTTTTTTGGGGAAGATTATGGAATTAAATGTAATTGGGTTAGTAATAGTGACAATAATATTTACAATAATATTGCTTATCTATATAAAATCTATATTAATTAAAAAAAGCAGATTATTAAATTATAGATATCCCTTTTATTATTGTTTAATTTGTATACTAAATATAGTATTGATATATTTTTTTACAACGGCAAAAATGATTGAAATATCACAAGCATTTGGAAACGCCATTATTATTTTAGGAAGTACAGGAGCAGCATTTTTAATAATGTCTTTAATAAAAAATTGTCCGTATGTATTTGATGAGAATTTTGAAGTAACAGAGAAATCTCAAATGAAAATATCGTTTTGGATGAACGGAATATTTCTATTGATTTTTCTTTTATTTGGTTTTTTGATTTTAATTAATGATTATGATTATTTAAACTTATTTAAGGTGTTTGGTATAATACTAGTATCATTAATGACTTGTCTAAATTTTGAGAATAAAAGCAGTTCATATTATATATGTTTATTAATGTACTTTATACTTGTATTTTTGAATTTTAATAATATGTACGAAACAACCCCCTATAATATAGTACTTGTGGTTTTAATAATTTTAGTACTTTATAGGATAAAAAACATTAATCCTTATAATAAAAAATAAACTGAATAAATAATAAAAAATTATTCGAAACTATTAAAATATGAAGTTTGATATTGTACTAGATTCTATTTTATGAAATAGTGCAAGAACAGTCGAACTTTAGTTGTGAGATAAATTGCACGAAAATGTTAGTAAGCATATAATTGTAAATAGTATTAATTATAAACTTATGAATATTTTATATTTTTAATAAACTTTTTTATATTTTTATGTTGAACTTGCTTTTTAAAACAGTAAATATATTTATTTGAATTTATCCCTTAATTATTGAAATATATAAAATTATTAAAAAAAATTGACTATTTTTATAGTTTATATTATAATGTAATGATAACAGAAATATATTTATTGTTAAAATCAGTAGAATAAAAAAAACTAAAATTAGAGACTACTATAATTAAAATAATTAATGCTTTGAAATATTTATATTTTTTGATATAATCAAAAAGAGAGAAAAGTTAGTTAGGAGAGTTAAGTTATAATGGCAGAAAAAATGTCTGATGAAAAAGCTTATGAAGAATTTTGTAAATTTTTGAATAAAAGAATAGATTTTAAAGAATCAATTATGATAGAAATAGAATTGGAAAATTTAGGAATGAAAGATAAAACTTTAGAAGATTTTTTGGAAGGAGAAGGAATTTTTCAAAGAATGAGTAAAACTGAAAAATTGGAAAAAGTTGGAGAATTGAAAAATTTTTATTCAAAAAGAAGAGGAAGTGGAGCTTCTGAAAAAAGTAAACTATTAGAATCATATAGAATAATTTTAAATGATGTTAATAAAGAAAAAGAATATGATAATTATTTGAAAAAAACAAAGTATGTTGGAGTAAATAAAATACTTAAAAATTCAAAAGAAGTGTATAAAAGGGATGGAAGACTGAAGCTGAATCAAATAGAAAATTATGTTTCACAAATTAATTTAAAAATAAAAAATGAGTCAGATGCACGAAATATATTTTATGGATTTTGCAGAGCGGAAAGAATACCTTATGATATTCAAGAGAATCAAAAAAATCAAAGTCAAAATCAGAATCAAAACCAAAGCGAAAAAGAAAACGAAAGAAAAAATCAGTCAAGCACAGGCTCTCAGTCACAACAGAGAAATACTGGTCAAAACCAGAATAACAATGGCAATAACAGAAATAGTGATAATAGAAGCAGTAATAATAGAAATAATAATAATAATTGGAAATCTGACACGAAAAAGAAAAAATCAAGCGGAGCTGCATTTGTTTGGATAATAGTAGCAATGCTGACGATAGTGATTGCAGTATTAGCTATTTCGAAAAAAGATAATCAAAGACAAGAAAATAGATCACAAAATGTTCAACAAGATATTTCGCAAAAGCAAACTACGAATAATACACCAAAAGAAGAAGTTTCTAAAGAAGTATCCAAAGAACCTGAACAAACAAAAGAAATACCTGAAAAAACAGATGAAGAAAAAGGTGAAGAATTTTTAAATAAAGGGATATTAGAATATGATAAAGAAAATATCACTAATGCAATAGTATATTTTAAAAAATCTGCTCACTTTAAAAATGCAAGAGCAATGTATTTTTTAGGAGAGATTTATTATAATAAAGGAGAAACTGAAGAGGCTATGAGATGGTATAAAGATGCTTCTGATAGAGGTGATTTAGATGCAGCAAAAAAATATAATGAATTAAATAATCAAAATTATCAAGAGAATAATACACAGTCTGAAGATGACAATCAAACAGACGATGATTCTTCTCAATCGGATGAAGATAATTCAGAATCGAGTTCAAATGAAACAGAATAAAATAGGAGATAGGAAATATAATGGCGAAGAATACTTTTGATGAGAAAGTTTACAATGAATTTTGCGAGATTTTAAATAAAAAAATTAATCTTGGGGAATTAATTACAATTGAAGAAAATTTAGAAAATTTAGGAATGAAAGATAAAACTTTAGAAGATTTTTTGGAAGGAGAAGGAATTTTTCAAAGAATGAGTAAAAGTGAAAAATTGGAAAAAGTTGGAGAATTGAAAAACTTTTATTCAAAAAGAAGAGGAAGTGGAGCTTCTGAAAAAAGTAAACTATTAGAATCATATAGAATAATTTTAAATGATATTAATAAAGAAAAAGAATATGATAATTATTTGAAAAAAGTAAAATATGCTGGAGTAAATCAAATACTTAAAAATTCAAAAGAAGTATATAAAAGGGATGGAATACTGAAACTAAATCAAATAGAAAATTATGTTTCACAAATTAATTTAAAAATAAAAAATGAGTCAGATGCACGAAATATATTTTATGGCTTCTGCAGAGAAGAAGAAATACCTTATACTGTTGAAAGAGATTATAAAAATACTGAAAATGAAAATAAAGAGTCACAAGAAGATAGGAAAGAAAGATATAGAAAAAATTATAATTCAAATTCAAATGAGAATAAAAGTGAAAGAGCAGAAGTTAAAATGAATGCAAAAGATGCGAAGGTATTATTTTGTTTAAGTTTAGTTTGTCTTTTTCTTTGGATAACTTTTTTTGTTTTTTATTTTAACAATATCTAGCAAGAAGTCTCCCGCTTCTAAAAGCGGGAGTAGTTCACTAAATCACATAAAAAAGAAGGGATTATTTTTGAATTTAAAATTTTGAATATTGTGGAAAAACTGAGTGAAGATAAAATTAAAGAAAGACTTGAGAAAGAATGTGAAATTGCACTTAAACAAATTGATGGGAAAAAATATGTTTCAGTTTTGAGAAATGCTGGGATTGAGAGAGTTTTGAAAATTGGGGTTGCGTTTTATGGGAAAGAAGTTGAAGTGAAATTTGACAGAAAGGCATAATATTATAATAAAAAACTAAAAAATAATTAAAATAAACTAAAATAAATTAAAATAAATTAAAATATAGATTGATAATAATTGTAAACTTAAAAATAATAATATTTTTTAAGTTTACTTTTTTTATTAAAAAAGAAAATAATTATCTCAAATTAAAGAAAATAATAAATTTCTCAAAATTTTTATTTTATTTATGAGTATGATATAATATTAAGAAAAGGGAGGCGATAATATGAAAACTAATAAAAAAAGAAAACTTCCGATAGGAGTATCTGATTTTAAAAAAATTATTCAAAATGATTATTACTATTTTGATAAAACGAAACTAATTGAAAATATTTTAAATGAAGGTTCAGAAGTAAAATTATTTACTCGTCCAAGACGGTTTGGGAAAACATTGAATATGTCGATGTTGAAATACTTTTTTGATGTTAAAGATAAAGAAGAAAACAGAAAATTATTTGAAGGATTTAATATTTCTAAAAGCGAGTATTTTGATAAACAAGGGGAATTTCCTGTAATTTCGATTTCGTTTAAAAATTACAATAAAAATGATTGGGAAAGTGGCTTTAAGTCTGTAAAATCGATAGTTTCAGATATTTATGCAGAATTTGAATATTTAATGGAACATTTGAATAAAAGAGACTTGAAAAGATTTGAAGATATTTGGCTTGAGAAAGATGAAGGCGACTGGGAAAAATCATTATTGAATTTGACAAGATATTTGTATAATTATTATGGGAAAAAAGTTATTATTTTAATTGATGAATACGATCAGCCAATAATAAATTCATACATAAGAGGCTATTACAAAGAAGCTATTGACTTTTTCAAAAACTTTTATGGCACAGTTTTGAAGGATAATGAATATCTTGAAATGAGTGTAATGACTGGAATTTTGAGAGTTGCGAAAGAGAATATTTTTTCTGGACTGAATAATATAAAGGTTCATAGTATTTTGAATAAAAGATTTACGGAATATTTTGGAATTTTGGAAAATGAAGTTGAAGATGCATTGAAAGATTTTGGAATGGAATATGATTTGCAGGATGTTCAAAAGTGGTATAATGGGTACTTGTTTGGAGATACGAAAGTGTATAATCCTTGGTCGATAATTAATTTTCTGGATGAAAGAAGGCTTGGGGCTTACTGGGTGAATACAAGCGGGAATGGGCTGATTCAATTGTATTTGCAAAGAATGAAAGAAGAGATTTTTGATGAATTTTCAAAACTTTTGAATAAAGAAAAAATATTTGAAACGATTAATGACAGCATGACTTTTGGAAACTTGGAAGCCGATTTTGAGAAAAATATTTGGAACTTGTTTTTTCATAGCGGATACTTAACTTTAGCTGAAGAATATAATGAAAGTGACGAAGAAGCTTATTTAAAAATACCGAATGAGGAAATTCTGAAGATGTTTTCCAGAATGTTTATTGAAGTGTATTTTGGTAGTCCGAAGAATTTTTTAAAATTGACTAATGCATTAAAAAATGGAGATATGAAAAACTTCAAAATGGAATTAAATGAAATTTTATTAGAAAATGTAGGAATTTTTGATGTGAGCGGAACTTATAAAGAGCAGTTTTATCATGGACTTATGCTTGGATTGGTTTTAAAAATGAGAAATGAGTATGAAATTTCGTCGAATGGGTTTGCCGGGAAAGGACGATATGACTTGCTTTTGAAGCCGAAAAATATTTTTGATAAATTTAATAAATCAGATAAAAAAGAAGGGATTATTTTTGAATTTAAAATTTTGAATATTACGGAAAAACTGAGTGAAGATAAAATTAAAGAAAGACTTGAGAAAGAATGTGAAATTGCACTTAAACAGATTGACGAGAAAGAATATGTTTCAGTTTTGAGAAATGCTGGGATTGAGAGAGTTTTGAAAATTGGGGTTGCGTTTTTTGGGAAAGAAGTTGAGGTGAAATTTGAAAGAAAGGCATAATATTATAATAAAAAACTAAAATAAATTAAAATATAGATTGATAATAATTGTAAACTTAAAAATAATAATATTTTTTAAGTTTATTTTTTTTTATAAATTTTTTTGTTAAAAAATAGTGAGAGATAAAATGTATTATAAAAATTATTTTTTTTATACTTAAAAAAACAGTAAATAAAAGTATACATTTTTTAAAAACATATTGACTATTTTTATTATTTGTAGTATAATAAAAAACAGAAAAAATATTAATGTTAATAATTATAGAAAATAAAAAATAAATTTAAAAACTTAAAAGGAGAATATAGAAAAATGAAAAATATTAAAATTAAAAATAAAAAAATAAAAGTTGCAATGGTAATTGGCGTATTGGCAGTATCAGGATTTTCCATATATAATTATATAAATACAAGAGATGAGAGATACATTGATAAAGGATCAAAATATCTTGATTTAGGGAAAAAAGAAGAAGCAGAAAAATGGTTTAAAAAGGCGGTAAAGGAAAATAAGTATATGTCTAGTCTTGTTGCAAGTATTTATGAAGTAAAAGGAGATAATAAAGCAGCTGAAGAATGGTATCTAAAATTGGCGGAAGACGGAGATTCAAAAGCGATGTATGATTTAGGAGAGCTTTATAATAAAAAAGGAGATAAGGAAAAGTCTAAGATTTGGTATATAAAAGCAATAGAAAAGCAAAAATCGGAAGAAATTGGATATTTGGACGCAATGATTAAATTGGGAGATATTTATTATAAAGATGGAAATAAAAAGGATGCCAAAGAAATGTATGAAAATGCGGCTAAAAAAGGAAATCCAGATGCAATGGCTAAATTAGGATCAATTTATTATGAAGAAGGAGATATTTCAAAGTCGAAAGAGTGGTTTGATAAATTTAAAGATGAGGAAAATATAAATATGGGAATGAAGTATTATATTAAAGGAGATAAAGAGAAAGGAAAAGAATTGCTTCAAAAATCAGCTGAAAAAGGAAATTTAGATGCAAAAAAAATATTAGAAAAAGTAGAGTAAAAAAATTCATCATAATAAAATAAAAAAAATTAAATAATATATTTGGCTAGTCATGCGCAGATACTTATCAAGAAGCTCTCGCTTCTAAAAGCGGGAGCAGTTCATAATATATAGTAAACTTAAATTATTTATGGTTTTTAAGTTTACTTTTTTTTTATATATTTTTTAAAATAAAACATAATAAAATGTATTAACTTTTTATATTTTAAATAATTTAAAATAAAAGTAAATAAAAATATATAAAAAATTACAAAAAATTATAAAAAAGTCCTTGACTTTTGAAAATAAATATAGTATACTAATTTTGTAATTAAAAAACAGTAAATAAAAATACTAATAAATAAATATAAAAAAGGCGGTTAAAATTATGACAGAATTTAACAAATATTTTGAAGACACTTTTTTAATTGAAGGTGGATATGACGGTAAAGAAATTGATAAATCTTTTCGTTTTGACCAAAATAATAAACATGCGACTCCAAAAGATGTTTTTGATGTTATAAAACAAGCATTTGAAGATGGACAGGATATGGATAAAGTGGAAGCATTTATGAGAAAGCTGGATATAATTGGAAAAGATATGGTTGACAATACATTTAATTACCTAGACAGTAACTTTTATGAAAGTTTGCAATCTTCGTCTTTTGAAGTAAGTGGACAAGTTATAGAGATTCCCCATTATTTGACTGATACGGGGAAATTGAGAACGGATAGTTTACAAGAATTATGCGACCAAAGTAATGTTCCATCAAAAATCAATTTTAGAAATGTTGTATTTGTGATAAATAATAAAACATTTGAAGAATTATATGAAATAATGAATGCGACTGCAATTAATTTTGATAAAGGAATAAGATTTCGAAACTTTTTTAGAGAATCTGGAATGGAACAAGAGTGTAAGGAAAGCGAAATAAGAAGAAAAAACGAAGCATTGGACATAATAGCGCCGATAAAACATGATATGGGTAATGGCAGATATTACATAAATACACGATTAAGAGATGAAATGGCTGAAAAGATGATAGTTCACGGACCTGGAAAAGTGATTGGAGCGGGAGCCACAGTTGCTGGAGAAATGGCTAAAAGTATTGTAAAAGGGAATCTTATAGTTGGTGTGGTAAAGTTGGCATTAAAGTTGGGAAAAGATTCTAAAATTAGAAAAATGACGGGTGGAAGAAATCACTTTGATTATGAAACTTTTCAAAGAATGAGAAAAAAAGATTATTATAATACGAGTTTAGATGAAATAAAAGAAGTAGATATAAACAGAAAAAAAAGAAAATCATCGCAAATATGTCAAATTATAAAGAAAATGTATGGATAAAATAAAAGTAAAAATAAAAGTAAAATAAAAAAAAATAAATAAAATAGTAAAAAAATAAAAAAGTAAAAAAATAAAAAAGTAAAAAATCAAAGGAGAGGATCAAAAATGAGAGAAGAAGAAATAAATGAAAGAATTAGAAAGATGAATGAAAGAGCTGACAAAAATGGAGTTGAAAGATTAGAAATATGGAAAACACTTGTAATATTTGCTGTATGTATAGCACTACTTACAGTTGGAAAAAAATCTTTAATAAATTTTGGAATAACTTTTAATGAAAAGTTTGATGCGAGACTTATTTGGGTATTTATTATAATTAGTATAATATTTTCAGGATTTGAATTTATGAGAACAACTTGGAGAGTTATTGGAGAAGTTTTTAATATGGGTATAAGATTGGGATTAACTTGGATTATACTTCAATTGAAAGATACATTTTTCAAATATGATTTTATAGATGTAAAAATATGTTCAGCAATTCTAATTATTGTATTATTTGTAGCAATATCACAAGTTAGATATGACTTAAAATTGTTTTTTCCAGTATTGGCAGCATATGCGTATCCTTGGTTTATTGGATTTAGTCGTGAAATCGAAGGAAATCCAGTGCATACAAGAGTAATGTTTCTGATCATTGTTGCAGTACAAATTCCTACTATGATTAAAAACTATTTCGAATGGTTAAAAAATTTATCACCTGAGGAACATGCTAGACTTGCAAGAGCAGGAAGAATGAGAGAAGAAGCAAATCAAAGAGAACGAGATCGTGTGATTGAACGCCAACAAGAAAGATGGCACAATGAACAAAAGTGGCATTAAATTAATAAAAAATATTTCAAGAGACGAAAGTCTCTTGTTTTTAATTTAATTAATATAAAAAACAAAATAATAAAAATATTTTATTATAATCTAAAAATAAAGTAAATAAAAATATATAATTTTTAGAAAAAATTTTCTTGACTTTTTAAACAAAATATAGTATACTATTTTTGTAATTATAAAAGCAGTAAATAAAAATATGTTTAAATTTTAAATATAAAAAATATAAAATAATAAAATAAAATTTTTATAAACTGTTTATAATTCAATAAAAAAAATTTTATGAACTTAAAAAAACATATTAGTCTACAAAATTTAAAAAAAATGTGTTAAAATATAAATGTTCAATAAAATTAAATAAAGATAATCAAAAAATAAGAAAAAATATTATGTAAAAAGTGAAGGGAGACAAAAAATGTCAAAATATGTATTTGGAATAGATTTAGGAACAACATATTCTTGTATTGCGTATGTTAATGAAAAAGGAGATTCACAAGTTATAAAAAATAGTGAAGGGGATAATTTAACACCGTCAGTTGTGGAATTTGAAGAAGACAATAAAATAATAGTTGGAGAAGATGCAAAAGAAGATACCGTTTTAAATGAAGATAATACAGTACAATTTGTTAAATCATTAATGGGGAAAACAGATTTTGCAATTGAACATAATAATGAAGCAAGAACTCCAGAAGAAATTTCTTCATATATTTTAAAAAAATTGGCTCAAGATGCTTCAGAAGCTTTAGATACAGAGGTTAAAGATGTTGTAATAACTTGTCCTGCGTATTTTGGGACTGCACAGAGAACTGCTACTAAAAATGCT
This genomic stretch from Leptotrichia sp. oral taxon 218 harbors:
- a CDS encoding M48 family metalloprotease, coding for MYVIEFFKRIFKMKNWGILLYLVINIVVVVIIFANVFTLIFANDGNITPVMAIMAIIFGIIMYIISISIALSPIGEWLLRKLNKCEKITRKEDLDRLKPLFHEVYERAQILDPSISPNIQLYINDDKEPNAFATGRNTICLTRGLLEYSDDEIKAIFAHEFGHLHHKDTDLILLITVGNFIINIMFVLIRILTFVLGFILAMFAGGSRRRKRRWDGSYEETTDYTSSIAIVVILDAILVGLFNIWTKIGTLLVLQSNRSQEFEADSFANDTGYGYDLAEALDHLDGYSGEKSKGLFLTLMSTHPSTDQRIAKLQELGVPYERVN
- a CDS encoding sel1 repeat family protein, translated to MAEKMSDEKAYEEFCKFLNKRIDFKESIMIEIELENLGMKDKTLEDFLEGEGIFQRMSKTEKLEKVGELKNFYSKRRGSGASEKSKLLESYRIILNDVNKEKEYDNYLKKTKYVGVNKILKNSKEVYKRDGRLKLNQIENYVSQINLKIKNESDARNIFYGFCRAERIPYDIQENQKNQSQNQNQNQSEKENERKNQSSTGSQSQQRNTGQNQNNNGNNRNSDNRSSNNRNNNNNWKSDTKKKKSSGAAFVWIIVAMLTIVIAVLAISKKDNQRQENRSQNVQQDISQKQTTNNTPKEEVSKEVSKEPEQTKEIPEKTDEEKGEEFLNKGILEYDKENITNAIVYFKKSAHFKNARAMYFLGEIYYNKGETEEAMRWYKDASDRGDLDAAKKYNELNNQNYQENNTQSEDDNQTDDDSSQSDEDNSESSSNETE
- a CDS encoding AAA family ATPase — its product is MKTNKKRKLPIGVSDFKKIIQNDYYYFDKTKLIENILNEGSEVKLFTRPRRFGKTLNMSMLKYFFDVKDKEENRKLFEGFNISKSEYFDKQGEFPVISISFKNYNKNDWESGFKSVKSIVSDIYAEFEYLMEHLNKRDLKRFEDIWLEKDEGDWEKSLLNLTRYLYNYYGKKVIILIDEYDQPIINSYIRGYYKEAIDFFKNFYGTVLKDNEYLEMSVMTGILRVAKENIFSGLNNIKVHSILNKRFTEYFGILENEVEDALKDFGMEYDLQDVQKWYNGYLFGDTKVYNPWSIINFLDERRLGAYWVNTSGNGLIQLYLQRMKEEIFDEFSKLLNKEKIFETINDSMTFGNLEADFEKNIWNLFFHSGYLTLAEEYNESDEEAYLKIPNEEILKMFSRMFIEVYFGSPKNFLKLTNALKNGDMKNFKMELNEILLENVGIFDVSGTYKEQFYHGLMLGLVLKMRNEYEISSNGFAGKGRYDLLLKPKNIFDKFNKSDKKEGIIFEFKILNITEKLSEDKIKERLEKECEIALKQIDEKEYVSVLRNAGIERVLKIGVAFFGKEVEVKFERKA
- a CDS encoding tetratricopeptide repeat protein, translating into MKNIKIKNKKIKVAMVIGVLAVSGFSIYNYINTRDERYIDKGSKYLDLGKKEEAEKWFKKAVKENKYMSSLVASIYEVKGDNKAAEEWYLKLAEDGDSKAMYDLGELYNKKGDKEKSKIWYIKAIEKQKSEEIGYLDAMIKLGDIYYKDGNKKDAKEMYENAAKKGNPDAMAKLGSIYYEEGDISKSKEWFDKFKDEENINMGMKYYIKGDKEKGKELLQKSAEKGNLDAKKILEKVE